One window from the genome of Kaistella carnis encodes:
- a CDS encoding helix-turn-helix domain-containing protein codes for MQTNPFQTILDELGEVKQLLHSIQKEPELELKKKFYSFKEASEILKVDYQTIRSHVLKGNIKAEQLGRFYRINHLDLMAALKDVKSLKYKR; via the coding sequence ATGCAAACAAATCCATTCCAAACAATTTTGGATGAATTAGGAGAAGTGAAACAACTTCTTCATTCAATTCAAAAAGAGCCAGAACTTGAACTTAAGAAAAAGTTCTATTCATTCAAAGAAGCGTCAGAAATTCTAAAAGTAGATTATCAGACCATTCGATCACATGTCCTCAAAGGCAATATTAAAGCAGAACAATTAGGAAGGTTTTACAGAATAAATCATCTTGATTTGATGGCAGCTTTAAAAGATGTGAAATCCCTTAAATACAAAAGATAA
- a CDS encoding DUF3987 domain-containing protein has product MNEKTIMVSEISETEFENESINILNGLNQDLKKVSDVNIFPLDIFPLHLQKLIKELEFTLNFSIDYTSASILYAISVAIGNKIQLRVKNSWIEKSSLFMILVGRTGDVKSHSLTFCINPLMEIDKNSYKKYLVEKKECEKASTEKEDTKVSPVLHQLLLNDFTPEALVKVHYHNPRGIGLYTDELAGYFNSFNQYRKGNEEEALLSAWSGKTIVKNRISGEEMRVDNTKVDLIGTIQEGILPSTFHTNKMKNGFIDRFLFVLPHKYVENKWNDKDLKSEYIKWYSELLNNVFNLADNSEIVLEFTPEAKTHLYSWQNNQNTTFDFEYQRGISVKLQQYVLRFSILIQVINSVCKNEKPETISLQSLKSAIDLRDYFYENAVRVFEIIDNTYYDSLTEIQKKVLEKLDLKFTTGEGIEMLSQENLMKVRSFKNFLKDEKVFKKIKHGHYEKLIF; this is encoded by the coding sequence ATGAATGAAAAAACTATTATGGTGTCTGAAATTTCAGAAACTGAATTTGAAAATGAGTCTATAAACATTTTAAATGGGCTAAATCAGGATTTGAAAAAAGTTTCTGATGTGAATATTTTTCCCCTAGATATATTCCCATTACACTTACAAAAACTTATAAAAGAATTAGAGTTTACTTTAAATTTCTCAATAGATTATACATCTGCATCAATATTATATGCTATTTCTGTTGCTATCGGAAATAAGATACAATTAAGAGTTAAAAATAGTTGGATAGAGAAATCCAGTCTTTTTATGATTCTTGTCGGCAGAACAGGAGATGTAAAAAGTCATTCTTTGACATTCTGTATAAATCCTTTAATGGAAATTGATAAAAATTCTTATAAAAAGTATCTGGTGGAAAAAAAGGAATGCGAAAAAGCATCAACGGAGAAAGAAGATACTAAAGTTAGTCCAGTTCTTCATCAGCTATTACTTAATGACTTTACACCGGAAGCATTAGTGAAAGTTCATTATCATAATCCTAGAGGTATTGGATTATACACAGATGAACTTGCAGGATATTTTAATTCTTTCAATCAATATCGAAAAGGCAACGAGGAAGAAGCGCTTTTATCCGCCTGGAGTGGAAAGACAATTGTAAAAAATAGAATTTCTGGCGAGGAAATGAGGGTAGATAATACCAAAGTTGATTTAATTGGTACTATACAAGAAGGAATTTTACCAAGCACTTTTCATACTAATAAAATGAAAAATGGATTTATAGACCGTTTTCTTTTTGTATTGCCCCATAAGTATGTTGAAAATAAGTGGAATGACAAAGATTTGAAGTCGGAGTATATAAAATGGTACTCAGAACTTTTAAATAATGTTTTTAATCTCGCTGATAATTCAGAAATAGTATTAGAATTTACACCAGAGGCTAAAACTCATTTGTATAGTTGGCAGAATAATCAAAATACCACCTTTGATTTTGAGTATCAGAGGGGGATTTCTGTAAAACTACAGCAATATGTTTTACGATTTTCTATTTTAATTCAAGTGATAAATTCAGTTTGTAAAAATGAAAAGCCTGAAACTATTTCTCTTCAGTCGCTAAAATCTGCAATAGACTTGAGAGATTATTTTTATGAAAATGCTGTTCGTGTTTTTGAAATTATTGATAACACTTATTATGATTCACTTACTGAAATTCAAAAGAAAGTTTTAGAAAAACTCGATTTAAAATTCACCACTGGCGAAGGAATTGAAATGTTATCGCAGGAGAACCTTATGAAAGTCCGAAGTTTTAAAAATTTCCTAAAAGATGAAAAAGTTTTTAAAAAAATTAAGCACGGTCATTACGAAAAATTAATCTTTTAA
- a CDS encoding IS1595 family transposase, with product MNIFSFGVEFSSEEDCISHFKAERDKIGVSCKCGKTDFFWIKSRLSYECKSCRKRTTLRSGTIMENSNLSFLVWYKAMFLMSATKKGFSAKEMQRQLGLKRYEPVWAMMHKLRKAMGKRDERYTLEGMIEMDEGYFTVESRELEQEKGIRGRGAVGKQNVAVMAESTPLENIETGETSKSCRYFKAIVLEDHTAEGINETIKESLAESSIVFTDQSTSYVDISQLVEIHISEKSSKETTKDTLRWVHIFISNAKRNLLGNYHKIKRKNLQLYLNEFVYKLNRRYFEDKLFDRLVIASITGV from the coding sequence ATGAATATTTTTAGTTTTGGCGTAGAGTTTAGCAGTGAAGAGGATTGTATATCTCATTTTAAAGCAGAACGTGACAAAATTGGCGTTTCCTGCAAGTGCGGAAAAACTGATTTTTTTTGGATTAAAAGCAGATTAAGTTACGAGTGTAAATCTTGTAGAAAGCGAACTACATTACGAAGTGGAACCATCATGGAAAATTCCAATTTGTCCTTTCTAGTTTGGTATAAAGCGATGTTTTTGATGAGTGCAACAAAAAAGGGATTTTCTGCTAAAGAAATGCAAAGGCAATTAGGTTTGAAGCGCTATGAGCCAGTTTGGGCTATGATGCACAAATTGAGAAAAGCGATGGGAAAACGAGATGAAAGATACACTTTAGAGGGCATGATTGAAATGGATGAAGGGTATTTTACAGTTGAATCTAGAGAACTGGAACAAGAGAAAGGGATTCGTGGAAGAGGAGCAGTTGGAAAGCAAAATGTTGCAGTGATGGCGGAATCTACGCCATTAGAAAATATAGAAACAGGAGAGACATCGAAATCTTGTAGATATTTTAAAGCAATAGTATTAGAAGATCATACAGCAGAGGGAATTAATGAGACTATTAAAGAATCTTTGGCAGAATCCAGCATAGTTTTTACAGATCAAAGCACGTCATATGTTGATATATCACAACTTGTAGAAATTCATATTTCAGAAAAATCTTCGAAAGAAACTACAAAAGATACTTTGCGTTGGGTTCACATATTTATCAGTAATGCGAAAAGGAATTTATTAGGAAATTACCACAAAATAAAACGCAAAAACCTTCAACTTTATCTAAATGAGTTTGTTTATAAGTTAAATCGGAGATATTTTGAAGATAAACTGTTCGATAGACTTGTGATAGCAAGCATCACAGGAGTATGA
- a CDS encoding DUF6371 domain-containing protein has product MQSINTYRFILDPTSRKYKCPNCGQRSFVIFIDSQTGEIMEEYGRCDRESKCGFFYHPSKGGFNNSRNSDIVIDKIEIPSPSFHHNSIVEESMQLKSDFLKYIGLLFGTSAANEVQSKYKIGTFQHFNYSTIFWQIDGLNNVRAGKIIKYSESGKRTKNISWMHKFLLHNNFIKSFNLSQCLFGLQLTNNDKTSIIGLVESEKTACIMSVVFPDFLWLSCGAKGEFKLAKLSAIKDREIIAYPDCEIQNNGTSTYDEWKKKAEGFNKVGFKIYVSDLLEKESTLEQKKQGIDIADYFMKEVNGT; this is encoded by the coding sequence ATGCAAAGTATAAATACATATCGGTTTATTTTAGACCCAACTTCGAGAAAATATAAATGCCCTAATTGTGGACAACGTTCCTTCGTTATTTTTATTGATTCTCAAACTGGAGAAATTATGGAAGAGTACGGAAGATGTGATAGGGAATCTAAATGTGGTTTTTTTTATCATCCTTCAAAAGGGGGATTTAATAACAGTAGGAATAGTGACATTGTAATTGATAAAATAGAAATTCCCTCCCCATCATTTCATCATAATAGTATTGTGGAAGAATCAATGCAATTAAAGAGTGATTTTCTGAAATATATAGGTCTCCTATTTGGTACTTCAGCAGCAAATGAAGTTCAAAGTAAATATAAAATTGGAACATTCCAACACTTTAACTATTCAACAATTTTTTGGCAAATAGATGGTCTAAATAATGTTCGAGCTGGAAAGATTATTAAATATTCGGAATCAGGGAAACGAACGAAAAATATTTCTTGGATGCATAAATTCTTATTACATAACAACTTTATAAAAAGTTTTAATTTGTCTCAATGCTTGTTTGGATTGCAACTTACAAATAATGATAAAACAAGTATTATTGGATTGGTTGAATCTGAAAAAACTGCTTGCATAATGAGTGTTGTATTTCCTGATTTCTTATGGTTGTCTTGTGGAGCAAAAGGAGAGTTTAAATTGGCGAAATTAAGTGCCATCAAGGATAGAGAAATTATTGCTTATCCAGACTGTGAAATCCAAAACAACGGTACATCTACTTATGATGAATGGAAGAAAAAAGCCGAGGGATTCAACAAAGTAGGATTTAAAATTTATGTGTCGGATTTGCTTGAAAAGGAATCAACTTTAGAGCAAAAGAAGCAAGGAATTGATATTGCAGATTATTTTATGAAAGAAGTAAATGGGACATAG
- a CDS encoding plasmid mobilization protein, translated as MKSKVFRFRVTALEHEIIQRKISKTGLSMSEFFRRLSLELELKNTLTEDEIISYKNLSKYSDNFRRISNLFKLGDVTGMKKETLETSRIIKEHLNKLKIK; from the coding sequence ATGAAAAGTAAAGTTTTTCGGTTCAGAGTTACAGCTCTGGAACATGAAATAATACAAAGAAAAATATCTAAAACTGGACTGTCAATGTCAGAATTTTTCCGCAGACTTTCTTTAGAATTAGAACTCAAAAATACACTGACGGAGGATGAGATTATATCCTATAAAAACCTCTCAAAATACTCTGATAATTTTAGGAGAATTTCTAATTTATTTAAACTTGGAGATGTGACCGGAATGAAAAAAGAAACGCTTGAAACCTCCAGGATAATAAAGGAACATTTGAACAAATTAAAAATAAAATGA
- a CDS encoding relaxase/mobilization nuclease domain-containing protein, with the protein MIDDKKGMELMRNNLCGETPLEIFQEMKIIQDQNQRATNKLISMVLSPHINDGENLSRKELKNITKEFLEGLDIDLDKSMFIAFLHTEKEHKHIHILLNRVDEKGRLLKDHHIGKQAQWSAHRVAEKNNLISAKQLRIDKIKESEIMDDSKTLRKEIYQKHLNVLAAKPITMEKYFAEMLKKNIQFLPAINKQGQLQGFRVRDIDSPTDMKASDVHRNMGLKNLLSTGLYFETDNFILNDKLQEIQQLNEPKEQGREVISNSAQTYTNNHSYLFKTSFTASQAEDDLGRKRKKKNKR; encoded by the coding sequence GTGATTGATGATAAAAAAGGAATGGAATTAATGAGAAATAATCTTTGTGGTGAAACACCACTTGAAATTTTTCAGGAGATGAAAATCATACAAGATCAAAATCAACGTGCAACCAATAAGCTAATTTCGATGGTTTTATCTCCCCACATAAATGACGGTGAGAATTTGAGTAGAAAAGAATTAAAAAACATAACAAAAGAATTTTTAGAAGGGTTAGATATTGATCTGGATAAATCGATGTTTATCGCTTTCCTTCATACCGAAAAGGAGCATAAGCATATTCACATTCTTTTAAATAGAGTTGATGAGAAAGGTAGATTACTAAAAGATCATCATATTGGAAAACAGGCACAATGGTCCGCTCACAGAGTTGCAGAAAAAAATAATCTGATTTCTGCAAAGCAATTAAGGATAGATAAAATTAAAGAATCAGAAATAATGGATGATTCCAAAACATTGAGAAAAGAAATTTATCAAAAACATTTGAATGTGTTAGCTGCAAAGCCGATCACAATGGAAAAATATTTTGCAGAGATGCTGAAAAAAAATATACAATTCCTTCCTGCCATCAACAAGCAAGGTCAACTACAGGGTTTTCGTGTAAGAGATATTGACAGCCCGACTGATATGAAAGCAAGCGATGTCCACAGAAATATGGGGTTAAAGAATTTATTAAGTACTGGATTGTACTTTGAAACCGACAATTTTATTCTGAATGATAAACTACAGGAAATTCAACAATTGAATGAACCAAAAGAACAGGGTAGAGAGGTAATTTCTAATTCTGCACAAACTTATACTAATAATCATAGTTATTTATTTAAAACTTCTTTTACAGCATCCCAAGCTGAAGATGATCTTGGAAGAAAACGTAAGAAAAAAAATAAAAGATAA
- a CDS encoding PH domain-containing protein has product MNNLLNSSFQSERHSKILYTAKKHWISLVIPIIYILVGLVGIVFTSFGVGFLKLIGLGLLYLLYKGIVAILKYINTKIYLTEDHLTVTYGILGKSVNDIPLNKLEAVILTQNFLGRILNFGTLTASTGDVTQAYVIKNPMELRSKIIK; this is encoded by the coding sequence ATGAATAATTTATTAAACTCGTCTTTTCAGTCGGAAAGGCATTCCAAAATTCTTTATACTGCCAAAAAACATTGGATTTCTTTAGTTATCCCGATCATCTATATTCTTGTAGGATTAGTTGGGATTGTATTCACTTCTTTCGGAGTTGGATTTTTAAAGTTGATAGGTTTGGGTCTTCTTTATTTGCTATACAAAGGGATTGTTGCCATCCTAAAGTATATAAATACCAAAATCTATCTCACTGAAGATCATTTAACTGTAACGTATGGCATTTTGGGAAAATCCGTTAATGATATTCCTTTAAACAAATTAGAAGCAGTAATTCTTACTCAAAATTTTTTAGGTAGAATTCTGAATTTCGGAACTTTAACCGCTAGTACAGGAGATGTTACACAGGCTTACGTAATAAAAAACCCAATGGAGTTAAGAAGCAAAATTATTAAATAA
- a CDS encoding type I restriction-modification system subunit M, with translation MTREQERDELHRAIWQIANDLRGSVDGWDFKSYVLGLLFYRFISENLVNHINKSEWETGNTDFDYAKIPDDQAEFGRKDTVNEKGFYILPSELFQNVQRNASNNKDLNVDLQRIFKDIESSAKGTDSEGDVKGLFDDVDVNSNKLGGTVEQRNARLVKILNALAGLKLGDYQENNIDAFGDAYEYLMSMYASSAGKSGGEFFTPQEVSELLAEITVVGKTEVNKVYDPACGSGSLLLKFAKVLGKENVRQGFYGQEVNITTYNLCRINMFLHDINFEKFNISHGDTLMDPKNWDDEPFDAIVSNPPYSIKWDGDANPLLINDPRFSPAGVLAPKSKADLAFTLHMLSWLATSGTAAIVEFPGVLYRGGAEQKIRKYLIDNNFVDAVIQLPSDLFFGTSIATCILVLKKSKKDNATLFIDASAEFERGGNKNKLSDANRKRILNAFIDRKDEDHFAKLVLNETIGENDYNIAVSSYVEQENTQEIVNIVELNQKISEIVARQDILRTSIDAIVADLEMETV, from the coding sequence ATGACCAGAGAACAGGAAAGGGACGAATTGCACCGCGCGATTTGGCAGATCGCAAATGATTTGAGGGGAAGTGTAGATGGATGGGATTTTAAATCTTATGTTTTGGGACTTTTATTTTACCGTTTTATATCTGAAAATTTAGTAAATCACATCAATAAATCTGAATGGGAAACAGGAAATACAGATTTTGATTATGCTAAAATACCCGATGATCAGGCAGAATTTGGGCGAAAAGATACCGTTAATGAGAAAGGTTTTTATATTTTGCCATCGGAATTATTTCAAAATGTTCAGAGGAATGCATCAAACAATAAAGATTTAAACGTAGATCTGCAACGTATTTTTAAAGATATTGAAAGTTCTGCGAAAGGAACTGATAGTGAAGGCGATGTAAAAGGTTTGTTTGATGATGTAGATGTTAACAGCAATAAACTGGGCGGCACGGTTGAGCAAAGAAACGCACGTTTAGTCAAAATTTTAAATGCGCTTGCAGGTCTTAAGTTAGGCGATTATCAGGAAAATAATATAGATGCTTTTGGTGATGCTTACGAGTATCTGATGTCTATGTATGCGAGCAGTGCAGGTAAATCCGGTGGTGAGTTTTTTACACCGCAGGAAGTATCCGAATTGTTGGCAGAAATTACTGTTGTAGGTAAAACGGAGGTAAACAAAGTGTATGATCCTGCGTGTGGTTCTGGTTCACTATTATTAAAATTTGCGAAAGTTTTAGGCAAAGAAAATGTTCGACAGGGTTTCTATGGACAGGAAGTTAATATTACAACCTACAATCTTTGCCGTATCAATATGTTTTTGCACGATATTAATTTTGAAAAATTTAATATTTCACACGGTGATACTTTGATGGATCCGAAAAATTGGGATGATGAACCTTTTGATGCCATCGTCTCCAATCCGCCTTATTCTATAAAATGGGATGGAGATGCGAATCCTCTCTTAATAAATGATCCACGTTTTTCTCCTGCAGGAGTTTTAGCACCAAAATCTAAAGCAGATTTAGCATTTACGCTTCATATGCTGTCTTGGTTGGCTACGTCTGGTACTGCCGCAATTGTAGAATTCCCTGGCGTTTTATACCGAGGTGGTGCAGAACAGAAAATTAGAAAATATTTAATAGATAATAATTTTGTGGATGCCGTGATCCAGTTGCCGTCAGATTTATTTTTCGGGACTTCTATTGCGACCTGCATTTTGGTTTTAAAGAAAAGTAAAAAAGACAATGCCACTTTATTTATAGATGCTTCAGCTGAATTTGAGCGCGGTGGAAATAAAAATAAGTTGTCTGATGCCAACCGCAAAAGAATTCTAAACGCTTTTATAGATCGAAAAGATGAAGATCATTTTGCCAAATTGGTTCTTAATGAAACCATTGGCGAAAACGATTACAATATCGCTGTAAGCAGTTATGTAGAACAGGAAAACACGCAGGAAATCGTCAATATTGTAGAACTTAACCAAAAGATTTCCGAAATAGTTGCACGTCAGGATATTTTGCGAACTTCAATAGATGCAATTGTGGCAGATTTAGAAATGGAAACAGTATGA
- a CDS encoding restriction endonuclease subunit S yields the protein MSRIDELIEKLCPDGVEHFELEDCAKIVRGNRVTKSQLKPDKQYPVISGGVKPLGYFDEYNREENTITIAQYGSAGYIDWQKERFWANDVCYSVYPLESVLNKYLFYVIINQQDLIYSLKTNAIPAHLPQNLLGKIKIPVPPLAIQEKIVEILDQFTQLETELETELEARKAQYQFYRNQFLAFENKEVVWKSLGEIGTFTRGKRFVRTDMIENGFPCLHYGEMYTHYNVFATESKSFISPELAKRLRVANPGDVVIVAAGETIEDIGKGTAWLGESDIVTHDACFSFKSPLNPKYVSYFLRTRLFHDQIKRHISSGKISSINAKGLATAKIPVPPMEEQNRIVKILDQFDDLVNNISSGLPAEIKARRQQYEYYRAKLLTFKVMENH from the coding sequence ATGAGTAGGATAGATGAATTAATAGAAAAACTTTGTCCGGATGGAGTTGAGCATTTTGAGTTAGAAGATTGTGCTAAAATTGTTCGTGGAAATAGAGTGACAAAATCCCAATTGAAACCTGATAAACAATATCCTGTAATTAGTGGTGGAGTTAAACCATTAGGATATTTTGATGAATATAATAGAGAAGAAAATACTATAACTATTGCGCAATATGGAAGTGCAGGTTACATAGATTGGCAAAAGGAGAGATTTTGGGCTAATGATGTTTGTTATTCAGTGTATCCTCTAGAGAGTGTTTTAAATAAGTATTTATTTTATGTAATAATTAATCAGCAGGATTTAATTTATTCATTAAAGACAAATGCTATTCCTGCTCATTTACCACAAAATTTATTGGGTAAAATCAAAATCCCAGTTCCGCCACTTGCAATTCAAGAAAAAATAGTCGAAATTTTAGATCAATTCACCCAATTGGAAACGGAGTTGGAAACGGAGTTGGAAGCGAGAAAAGCGCAATACCAGTTTTACCGCAACCAATTTTTAGCATTTGAAAATAAGGAAGTAGTCTGGAAAAGTTTAGGGGAAATTGGGACTTTTACGAGAGGAAAAAGATTTGTAAGAACGGATATGATAGAAAACGGATTTCCCTGTTTACACTACGGAGAAATGTACACCCATTACAATGTTTTTGCAACAGAATCAAAATCATTTATTAGTCCCGAACTAGCAAAAAGATTACGAGTTGCAAATCCCGGCGATGTTGTTATAGTTGCAGCAGGAGAAACCATTGAAGATATTGGCAAAGGAACGGCTTGGTTAGGTGAATCTGATATTGTAACGCACGACGCTTGCTTTTCCTTCAAAAGTCCATTAAATCCAAAATATGTATCCTATTTTTTGAGAACCCGACTCTTTCACGACCAAATAAAACGACACATTTCTTCGGGAAAAATTTCTTCTATTAATGCAAAAGGATTAGCGACAGCCAAAATTCCAGTTCCACCAATGGAAGAACAAAATAGAATCGTAAAAATTTTAGATCAATTTGATGATTTGGTCAATAATATTTCGTCTGGTTTACCTGCAGAAATAAAAGCACGCAGACAACAATATGAATATTACCGTGCAAAACTGTTAACCTTTAAAGTGATGGAGAATCATTAA
- a CDS encoding PDDEXK nuclease domain-containing protein — protein MESHFSDIVQLIRQARNNAIKSVNTELINLYWEIGAHISQKVEASEWGKSVVKELAIFIQQTDPQLKGFSDKNLWRMKQFYETYKNEPKLSPLLRELSWTHNLAIFSRCDSVEEKEFYLKISKEENYSKRELDRQISASLFERTMIGNAKLSTALRELNKDLTHTFKDSYVFDFLNLPEAHSESDLQKGLIQQMKNFILELGKDFLFVSEEYKIQVGNSDFFIDLLFYHRGLQCLVAFELKADKFKPEHLGQLNFYLEALDRDVKKPNENPSIGILLCKDKDSEVVEYALSRSLSPTMIAEYKTQLPNKKVLQQKLQQLFEETDEK, from the coding sequence ATGGAAAGTCACTTTTCAGATATCGTTCAACTCATTCGGCAGGCAAGAAATAATGCCATAAAATCGGTGAACACAGAACTCATCAATTTGTATTGGGAAATTGGTGCGCACATCAGCCAAAAAGTAGAAGCCAGTGAATGGGGAAAATCTGTGGTTAAAGAATTAGCCATCTTCATTCAGCAAACCGATCCGCAATTAAAAGGATTTTCAGATAAAAATCTTTGGCGGATGAAGCAATTTTATGAAACTTATAAGAATGAACCAAAACTCTCACCACTGTTGAGAGAATTAAGTTGGACTCATAATCTCGCTATATTTTCAAGATGTGATAGTGTAGAAGAAAAAGAATTTTATCTAAAAATAAGTAAAGAAGAAAATTACAGTAAACGGGAATTAGATCGTCAGATTTCTGCCAGTTTATTTGAAAGAACAATGATTGGAAATGCAAAACTCTCAACAGCGTTGAGAGAATTAAACAAAGATTTAACGCATACATTTAAAGATAGTTATGTATTTGATTTTTTAAATTTACCAGAAGCGCATTCTGAAAGTGATCTGCAAAAAGGACTAATTCAACAAATGAAAAATTTCATTTTAGAGTTAGGCAAAGATTTTCTATTCGTTAGCGAAGAATATAAAATTCAGGTCGGTAATTCTGATTTTTTTATTGATCTTTTGTTTTACCACAGAGGTTTGCAATGTTTAGTTGCATTTGAACTGAAAGCAGATAAATTTAAACCGGAACATTTAGGACAATTAAATTTTTATCTGGAAGCCCTGGATCGGGATGTGAAAAAACCGAATGAAAACCCAAGCATAGGTATTCTGCTTTGCAAAGATAAAGACAGCGAAGTGGTAGAATATGCTTTAAGCAGAAGTTTATCGCCCACAATGATTGCTGAATACAAAACCCAATTGCCAAACAAAAAAGTACTGCAGCAAAAATTGCAACAGTTGTTTGAAGAAACCGACGAAAAATAA